A part of bacterium genomic DNA contains:
- a CDS encoding HAD family hydrolase encodes MITSILFDFGNTLVSTELDWEVVLDQNIASLLAYLDSVNIKVDRETFGQAFLQIRKENFAKAEAELREYPAEESLAHLLSRLGITNITPNMLEQAVDAFFAPEENLYPVFPGVPEVLAELKSRGYSMALVSNATSGRLIRKAAANRDLVKYFNAIIISAEIGYRKPHPKIFQVALTELQAKPEETVMVGDLLEIDIVGAQQLGLKTILVKLIEPKENYNSKRSRIIPDAVVTRFHDILSYIEKM; translated from the coding sequence ATGATTACATCGATTTTGTTCGATTTCGGAAATACGCTCGTTTCTACAGAACTCGATTGGGAAGTAGTTCTTGACCAGAATATCGCTAGTCTACTAGCGTATTTGGATTCTGTAAACATCAAGGTTGATAGAGAAACATTTGGTCAAGCGTTTTTACAGATTCGAAAAGAGAATTTCGCGAAAGCGGAAGCGGAATTGCGAGAGTATCCGGCAGAAGAATCGCTTGCTCACCTGTTATCTCGGCTTGGAATAACAAATATTACACCGAATATGTTAGAACAAGCGGTTGATGCGTTTTTTGCACCGGAAGAAAATTTGTATCCGGTATTTCCTGGAGTTCCGGAAGTTTTAGCTGAACTTAAATCCCGTGGATATAGTATGGCGCTCGTTTCAAATGCTACTTCCGGTCGGCTGATTCGAAAAGCTGCTGCGAATAGAGATTTGGTTAAATATTTTAATGCAATAATCATTTCTGCGGAAATCGGGTATCGGAAACCGCATCCGAAAATATTTCAAGTTGCGTTAACCGAACTTCAAGCGAAACCAGAGGAAACCGTTATGGTCGGTGATTTACTTGAGATAGATATCGTTGGTGCGCAACAGCTCGGTTTGAAAACGATTCTGGTTAAACTTATTGAACCGAAAGAAAATTATAATAGTAAGAGAAGCAGGATTATTCCCGATGCGGTAGTAACGCGGTTCCATGATATACTATCATATATAGAAAAAATGTAA